The following are encoded in a window of Gramella sp. MT6 genomic DNA:
- a CDS encoding ThiF family adenylyltransferase codes for MNKEARKENKLTLQNLLGKNEENSEKIINSPILINVDKKFVNLENDLNLILSKTFENVHSTFEGNVDYSCEIVTDYKSRVTNGPFVIIGRNQNGKITISSSNYLSKLDYLEHDFFAFLGSCYISAMVLKNVASSLPINVANSIILDVEKILPDNIDNINIGKAYLAGAGAIGNSFLYGLKYFNISGELSISDPDYVSDSNLNRCLFFDEEDAKKNKAEILAEKAQHHFKNLNLIGLDNRLQDIPDKSDGPWLKKLIVAVDSRRARRSLQYEIPFEVFDASTTGVEEIVVHYHKRPLNENACMGCVYVKENQENAHEKHIAETFGVSLDKVKMQFIDKKTAEEIGQKFSISSNEIEGLPYDTLFKQLCGEGNLMTSETKQVLAPLAFVSALAGAFLTLLIVDKHQQKKDSFNYWRLSPWSNMNFKLKQTLPTNLECAFCNDKSYSSIANEIWNSSF; via the coding sequence ATGAATAAAGAAGCTCGTAAAGAAAACAAATTAACCTTGCAAAACTTGCTTGGTAAAAACGAAGAGAATAGTGAAAAAATCATTAATTCTCCAATACTAATTAATGTAGACAAAAAATTTGTAAATCTTGAAAATGACTTAAACCTTATTTTAAGTAAGACATTTGAAAATGTTCATAGTACGTTTGAAGGAAATGTTGATTATTCTTGCGAAATTGTCACAGATTATAAATCACGAGTAACCAACGGGCCCTTCGTGATTATAGGGAGAAACCAAAATGGTAAAATTACAATATCATCTTCCAATTATTTGTCCAAACTGGATTATTTAGAGCACGATTTTTTTGCTTTCTTAGGCTCATGCTACATTTCTGCTATGGTTTTAAAAAATGTAGCATCTAGTTTACCCATAAATGTTGCAAATTCTATAATCCTTGATGTCGAAAAGATTTTACCAGATAATATTGATAATATAAATATTGGAAAAGCGTATCTAGCCGGAGCAGGTGCTATAGGCAATTCATTTTTATATGGACTTAAATATTTCAATATAAGTGGAGAATTAAGTATTTCAGATCCTGATTATGTAAGTGACAGCAATTTAAACAGGTGTCTTTTTTTTGATGAGGAAGATGCAAAGAAGAACAAAGCAGAAATCCTTGCTGAAAAAGCTCAACATCATTTTAAAAATTTAAACTTAATTGGGCTAGATAATAGATTGCAAGATATACCGGATAAATCAGATGGTCCTTGGTTAAAAAAACTAATTGTCGCAGTTGACAGCAGGAGAGCCCGTAGGAGTTTGCAATATGAAATACCTTTTGAAGTTTTCGATGCATCAACTACAGGTGTTGAAGAAATAGTAGTACACTACCATAAGAGACCATTAAATGAAAATGCATGTATGGGGTGTGTATATGTAAAAGAAAATCAGGAAAATGCACATGAAAAACATATTGCAGAAACTTTTGGAGTTTCATTAGATAAGGTAAAAATGCAATTTATTGACAAAAAAACTGCTGAAGAAATAGGTCAAAAGTTCTCAATTTCATCTAATGAAATTGAAGGATTACCTTATGATACTCTCTTTAAGCAACTATGCGGAGAAGGTAATTTAATGACTTCAGAAACAAAACAAGTTCTAGCTCCTTTAGCTTTCGTATCTGCTTTGGCGGGGGCTTTTTTAACCCTTTTAATTGTTGATAAGCATCAACAAAAAAAAGATTCTTTCAATTATTGGCGGTTGAGTCCTTGGTCAAACATGAATTTTAAACTTAAGCAAACTTTACCAACTAACTTAGAATGTGCATTTTGCAACGATAAATCTTATTCATCAATAGCAAACGAAATCTGGAATTCCTCATTTTAA
- a CDS encoding JAB domain-containing protein, with protein MKTKVNEISIRYQGNFKINQAPKITSSESAASILYNNWDKDQIGLQECFKVILLNNANKVKGIYEVSKGGITGTLVDIRILFAVILKSLTVSVIIGHNHPSGTLRPSTADQKITEKIQTACRYFDIKLLDHLILTPDGDYYSFADEGML; from the coding sequence ATGAAAACCAAAGTTAACGAAATATCCATAAGATATCAGGGGAATTTTAAAATTAACCAGGCTCCTAAGATAACTTCCTCTGAGAGCGCCGCATCTATCCTGTATAATAATTGGGATAAGGACCAGATAGGATTGCAGGAATGTTTTAAAGTCATACTCCTGAATAATGCCAATAAGGTAAAAGGCATTTATGAGGTCTCTAAAGGCGGAATCACCGGAACCCTCGTGGACATCCGAATTCTGTTTGCTGTCATCCTCAAAAGCTTAACGGTGTCAGTAATTATTGGCCATAATCACCCCTCAGGAACCCTTCGTCCAAGTACGGCAGACCAGAAAATTACTGAAAAAATTCAAACCGCCTGCCGGTATTTTGATATCAAACTCCTCGATCACCTGATCTTAACTCCCGATGGTGACTATTACTCCTTTGCCGATGAAGGAATGCTATGA
- a CDS encoding DUF2779 domain-containing protein — translation MQALAEGGFQVEELARLEYPDGILIEKNDWDYNLLVDQTQKLLQQKNIVIFEAAFRYENLFIRTDILVKQGDYIKLIEVKAKSYDPNDDYLLVGSRGGMKSEWKPYLFDIAFQRYVIQKSHPEYKVRSFLKLADISKKAKIDGLNQLFRITKQADNRTGIVRKVNSLEETGGTVLGDINVDEILNDIVAGKHRVYEELGFEESIKTFADHYQRNEYFGYPVSWACKSCEFRTTSEQEAEGLKSGFQECWKTQKGWSDKEFCIPMAWEIWKLHYTKGPKFFKEKKYFLKDLDEKDIGLKPEAGKISNSERQWIQTQKTVSSDYMPFLLKEDLKREMAGWKYPLNFIDFETSMSALPFNQGRRPYEQIAFQFSHHTVSADGKIDHESEYINFEAGRFPNFELVRELKKVLSQNQGSVFRYSHHENSVLNQIYDQLNESIETDRVELMQFIESITQPRKNDVRKETGDRNMIDLCQVIIDFYYSLHMGGSNSIKTVLPAALKTSELLQEKYSRPIAEIGLSSRNFESDHIWLQEKDGETQSPYKSLPPLFEDWDEEQLDATVSEIENIADGGAALTAYGKLQYTDMPEEERLEIKNSLLKYCELDTLAMVMIYEHLKELVDA, via the coding sequence TTGCAAGCTCTAGCAGAAGGTGGATTTCAAGTTGAGGAATTGGCGAGATTAGAATACCCAGACGGAATTTTAATTGAAAAAAACGATTGGGATTATAATTTACTGGTGGACCAAACCCAAAAATTACTACAACAAAAGAATATAGTGATTTTTGAAGCTGCTTTTAGGTATGAAAATCTTTTTATTAGAACAGATATACTGGTTAAACAAGGAGATTATATTAAACTTATAGAAGTAAAAGCAAAATCTTACGATCCGAATGATGATTACCTTTTAGTAGGTTCTAGAGGGGGAATGAAGAGCGAATGGAAACCCTATTTATTCGATATTGCGTTTCAGCGGTATGTGATACAGAAATCTCATCCTGAATATAAGGTCAGATCCTTTCTCAAACTGGCCGATATAAGCAAAAAGGCAAAAATTGATGGATTAAATCAATTATTCCGGATCACAAAACAGGCTGACAATCGAACCGGAATAGTAAGAAAAGTAAACAGCCTAGAGGAAACGGGCGGAACGGTCCTGGGAGATATCAATGTTGATGAAATCTTGAACGATATAGTGGCCGGAAAACATAGGGTTTATGAGGAACTGGGTTTTGAGGAATCCATTAAGACTTTTGCCGATCATTACCAGAGGAATGAATATTTTGGATATCCGGTATCCTGGGCTTGTAAAAGCTGTGAATTTAGAACTACTTCCGAGCAGGAAGCTGAAGGATTGAAATCGGGTTTTCAGGAATGCTGGAAAACGCAAAAAGGATGGTCAGATAAAGAATTTTGTATTCCCATGGCCTGGGAAATTTGGAAGCTGCACTATACGAAGGGTCCGAAGTTTTTCAAGGAGAAAAAGTATTTCCTAAAAGATCTAGATGAAAAGGATATAGGGCTAAAACCGGAAGCGGGGAAAATTTCAAATTCTGAGAGACAATGGATTCAGACTCAGAAAACAGTCAGTTCAGATTACATGCCTTTTCTTTTAAAGGAAGATCTTAAGAGGGAAATGGCTGGCTGGAAATACCCTCTTAATTTCATAGATTTTGAAACTTCCATGAGCGCTCTACCATTTAACCAAGGTAGACGGCCATATGAACAGATCGCATTTCAGTTTTCACATCACACCGTTAGTGCAGATGGTAAGATAGACCATGAATCGGAATATATAAATTTTGAAGCAGGAAGGTTTCCTAATTTCGAATTAGTCAGGGAGTTAAAAAAAGTTTTATCCCAAAATCAGGGAAGTGTCTTCAGATATTCGCATCATGAAAACTCGGTTCTAAATCAAATTTATGATCAGTTAAATGAATCTATTGAGACAGATCGGGTAGAATTGATGCAATTCATAGAATCAATAACCCAACCGAGAAAAAATGATGTTAGAAAAGAGACTGGAGATCGCAATATGATCGATTTGTGCCAGGTGATCATTGATTTTTATTACAGTCTGCATATGGGAGGATCCAATTCAATAAAGACCGTACTTCCTGCAGCTTTAAAAACTTCGGAACTGCTTCAGGAAAAATATTCCCGGCCTATAGCCGAAATCGGGTTAAGCTCCCGAAACTTTGAGAGTGACCATATTTGGCTTCAGGAAAAGGATGGTGAAACTCAAAGTCCGTATAAATCCTTACCACCATTATTTGAAGACTGGGACGAGGAGCAACTGGATGCTACCGTTTCAGAGATAGAAAATATTGCAGATGGGGGAGCAGCATTGACCGCCTACGGTAAATTACAGTACACCGATATGCCTGAGGAAGAAAGGCTAGAAATTAAAAACTCATTGCTTAAATATTGCGAACTGGACACCCTTGCGATGGTGATGATCTATGAACATCTTAAAGAATTAGTAGATGCCTAA
- a CDS encoding WYL domain-containing protein, translating into MPNNKNAYIRHRFIDSLLRNNDYVKTSFIIEKLYERHDISVGATTINKDLRDMELELHAPIEYCNKKKAYFYPEDIDEIFPAIELQDEELNALLFYTKTLLHYKNIGIFKDFTNAIDKVFDAVKIETSQRKTSHKIVIQPENFYKFKGSDLIPEIIAGFDSGFKFNFDYLKHTSEKSKNHTVTPILLKEFDHLWYLVAKIQGKEYITIFALDRINNFKITTSLKEDVQNFDPEDYFNHVFGISVPDGKIEDVVLEFDSWRGKYLLTSPIHKSQKLIEEKNGKMRFSLKIIPFHELHSKILSYGNAVKVISPDSLKLKIKHILQDTLNQY; encoded by the coding sequence ATGCCTAATAATAAAAATGCTTATATACGACATAGGTTTATTGATAGTCTATTAAGGAATAATGATTATGTAAAGACAAGCTTTATAATTGAGAAATTATATGAAAGACACGACATCTCCGTTGGTGCCACTACTATTAATAAGGATTTAAGGGACATGGAGTTGGAACTGCATGCCCCCATTGAATATTGTAATAAAAAGAAGGCATATTTTTATCCAGAAGATATTGATGAAATCTTTCCCGCAATAGAATTACAAGATGAAGAATTAAATGCTTTGCTATTCTACACTAAAACATTATTACACTATAAAAATATTGGAATATTCAAAGACTTTACAAATGCTATTGATAAAGTTTTTGATGCAGTAAAAATTGAAACTAGTCAGAGAAAAACATCACATAAAATAGTAATACAGCCCGAAAATTTTTACAAGTTTAAAGGAAGTGATTTGATTCCAGAAATTATTGCAGGTTTTGATTCAGGATTTAAATTTAATTTTGATTATTTAAAGCATACTTCGGAAAAGTCAAAAAATCACACGGTAACTCCAATACTTTTAAAGGAATTTGATCATCTATGGTACCTTGTAGCTAAAATTCAGGGAAAGGAATACATCACCATATTTGCTCTTGATCGGATAAACAATTTTAAAATTACTACATCACTAAAAGAAGATGTCCAGAATTTTGATCCTGAGGATTATTTTAATCATGTTTTCGGTATTTCAGTTCCAGACGGAAAAATAGAAGATGTTGTTCTAGAATTTGATTCTTGGAGAGGAAAATATCTCTTAACATCTCCTATTCATAAATCCCAAAAGTTAATAGAAGAAAAAAATGGTAAAATGAGATTCAGCTTAAAAATTATTCCTTTTCATGAACTTCATTCCAAAATTTTGAGTTACGGAAATGCAGTTAAAGTTATTTCACCGGATAGCTTAAAATTAAAGATCAAGCATATTCTTCAAGACACACTTAACCAATACTAG
- the ssb gene encoding single-stranded DNA-binding protein, which produces MSTIRNKVQLIGNVGNAPEVRNLESGKKVASFSIATNEFFKNSKGEKVQNIQWHNIVTWGKTAEIVEQYVGKGKEIAIEGKLTSRSYETNEGEKRYVTEVVANEILLLGNTNNGNEGNS; this is translated from the coding sequence ATGAGTACTATCAGAAACAAAGTTCAATTAATCGGAAATGTGGGAAATGCTCCCGAAGTTAGAAACCTTGAAAGCGGTAAAAAAGTAGCATCCTTCTCTATTGCTACCAATGAATTCTTCAAAAATTCAAAAGGAGAAAAAGTACAAAATATCCAGTGGCACAATATCGTAACCTGGGGAAAAACCGCAGAGATCGTAGAGCAATACGTAGGCAAAGGAAAAGAAATTGCCATTGAGGGAAAACTTACTTCTCGATCCTATGAAACTAATGAAGGTGAAAAAAGATATGTCACCGAAGTAGTCGCAAACGAAATCCTTCTTTTAGGGAATACGAATAACGGAAATGAAGGCAATTCATAA
- a CDS encoding sigma-70 family RNA polymerase sigma factor, translating to MSHDYYKLLSQDHPAALKFIHNRYSRMVYRLGKGIINDDFVVECLVQDTFLKLWSNRDKIESEKHLFFFLRMVMKRECYTYYTSPKRKFFQKINSLESYENYQDYLAGYDPKEDIQNQKDHESQQEDFELVQKVLPLLIPERKRLIELCLKYGFRYKVIARIMGISITEASNEVKQAIQDLKNILNHDSKPESKPQSIVKGKVQDEILTEQQKVMELRCTKKYSFEVIATELNLSHKQVHAAFAAAYKLMQEKHSDKLELA from the coding sequence ATGTCACATGATTATTATAAATTACTATCACAGGATCATCCTGCCGCTTTAAAATTTATACATAACCGATACAGCCGTATGGTTTACCGGTTGGGCAAAGGAATTATCAATGATGATTTCGTTGTAGAATGTTTAGTCCAGGATACTTTTTTAAAATTATGGTCGAACCGGGATAAGATCGAATCAGAGAAACATCTTTTCTTCTTTTTGAGAATGGTGATGAAAAGAGAATGTTATACTTATTATACCAGCCCTAAGCGTAAGTTCTTTCAGAAGATAAATTCTTTAGAAAGCTATGAGAACTATCAGGATTATCTTGCAGGGTATGATCCCAAAGAAGATATCCAGAACCAGAAGGACCATGAATCTCAACAGGAAGATTTTGAACTCGTACAAAAAGTATTACCCTTATTAATCCCAGAACGAAAAAGACTTATTGAACTCTGTTTGAAATATGGGTTTCGGTATAAGGTGATTGCCAGGATAATGGGAATAAGTATAACCGAAGCCAGTAATGAGGTAAAGCAAGCCATTCAGGATCTTAAAAATATTCTCAACCATGATAGTAAACCAGAATCTAAGCCGCAATCTATTGTGAAAGGAAAAGTTCAGGATGAAATTTTAACTGAACAACAAAAAGTAATGGAGCTGCGATGTACAAAGAAATATTCCTTTGAAGTCATTGCCACTGAACTTAATCTATCTCACAAGCAAGTACATGCTGCATTTGCAGCGGCTTATAAGTTAATGCAGGAGAAACACAGTGATAAATTAGAACTGGCTTGA
- a CDS encoding reverse transcriptase family protein, translating into MIYSEKELAYTLGFDPGDLRKVIKNIHSYYKGFSEIKYDKNGKPKVRKGQIQKRYFKSSQGDLRKLQDRLLNRILVKVPLLPNLKGGMKGESGVINAKVHKGNEFIFQTDIQSFYPSISRKMVYQALRSKGFSKQVANLITDLTVIESGDSLKGETLPQGTPTSPVLSNIVFERTVKQIFKIFKDQKVELTTWIDDLTISSNEDFQASILDVIKIIGNDGFKISRKKTTYRHGKTIITGVLIGHSTMKVTNDFRNRERGYLTDIQLNGMQAYKDYIYRIDKNL; encoded by the coding sequence ATGATCTACTCTGAAAAAGAGTTAGCTTACACTCTAGGCTTTGATCCTGGTGATCTACGTAAGGTCATTAAAAATATTCATTCTTATTATAAAGGATTTTCAGAAATTAAATATGATAAGAATGGTAAACCCAAGGTGCGCAAAGGTCAAATTCAGAAAAGATATTTCAAATCTAGTCAAGGTGATTTAAGAAAACTACAGGATAGACTTCTTAATAGAATACTTGTAAAAGTGCCTCTTCTTCCAAATCTAAAGGGAGGAATGAAAGGTGAAAGTGGAGTAATAAACGCTAAAGTTCATAAGGGTAATGAATTCATCTTTCAAACAGATATACAAAGTTTCTACCCGTCAATATCAAGAAAAATGGTATATCAGGCGTTGAGAAGCAAGGGCTTTTCAAAACAAGTAGCTAACTTAATTACTGATTTAACAGTTATTGAATCTGGAGATTCACTAAAAGGAGAAACCTTGCCACAAGGTACTCCAACTAGCCCAGTTCTCTCAAATATAGTATTTGAAAGAACTGTAAAGCAGATATTTAAAATTTTTAAGGACCAAAAAGTGGAATTGACAACTTGGATAGATGATTTAACGATTTCCTCGAACGAGGATTTTCAAGCTTCCATTCTTGATGTAATTAAAATTATTGGTAATGACGGATTTAAGATCAGTAGAAAGAAAACTACCTATAGGCACGGTAAAACTATCATCACTGGGGTTCTAATTGGGCATTCAACGATGAAAGTGACGAATGACTTTAGAAATAGGGAAAGAGGATATTTGACTGATATTCAATTAAATGGAATGCAGGCTTATAAGGATTACATCTACAGAATAGATAAAAATCTTTAA
- a CDS encoding BfmA/BtgA family mobilization protein, translated as MTAKSRLQLSLKTAERFREFSKKNNSNQSETLDLMLDFFEKNNLSPFETLVPSKVSLEQLIKKRIDAVIAILKNIEKTQTKPGLLMLNLLLEERSISKPSIVEKNKVLSSDVKSREQLVLEISRLEDVLNSTKKDLEYLLEHVEIKGNAFGSDYLKLNIPRTEFEQFKVALKRRT; from the coding sequence ATGACCGCAAAATCAAGACTTCAGCTATCATTAAAAACGGCAGAAAGGTTTCGGGAGTTTTCTAAGAAAAACAATAGCAACCAGTCCGAAACTTTAGACCTGATGTTGGACTTTTTTGAAAAGAATAACCTCTCTCCTTTTGAAACTTTAGTGCCCTCCAAAGTTAGCCTCGAGCAACTCATCAAAAAAAGGATCGATGCCGTGATCGCCATCCTTAAAAATATTGAAAAGACCCAGACTAAACCCGGTTTACTCATGCTGAATTTACTCCTGGAAGAACGTTCTATTTCCAAACCTTCTATAGTGGAAAAGAATAAGGTTCTTTCCTCCGATGTAAAGAGCCGGGAACAACTGGTATTAGAAATCTCACGCCTTGAAGATGTATTGAACTCCACCAAAAAAGATCTGGAATACCTACTGGAACATGTAGAAATAAAGGGAAATGCCTTTGGCTCAGATTATCTGAAATTAAATATCCCCAGAACAGAATTCGAACAATTCAAAGTAGCCCTCAAACGCCGAACTTAA
- the mobB gene encoding MobB family relaxase codes for MYITITPQKLGGAFSQSAGDFVTYLEKENQGKDPLDKEYFFNQYEDKIKPYQVIKEIDGNTAKLKLKEPKYYSITINPSQYELKHIHNNPEKLRGFVREAMKEYASSFHREINGKPISVDDIKYFAKLEHERTYKSNDVAVRENKPYSNQIAHLKNELRKVERGEVPGNIRQIENDIRKLVRDAPYKIRGQVVEPGMKKEGLQSHIHIIVSRKDASNSYSLSPGSKYKASEVKMHGKIVKRGFERDFFIQNSEKAFDKMFQYNRNYVESYAARKLLTKDPKQYFVSLSKLGINEKKIAFKMIRQTGLHLPVLHLPQNKVGFAYKQLKKIIEAGIKSSSISY; via the coding sequence ATGTATATCACCATCACCCCTCAGAAATTAGGCGGCGCTTTTTCACAAAGTGCTGGAGATTTTGTGACATACCTGGAAAAGGAAAACCAGGGAAAGGATCCGCTGGACAAAGAATACTTTTTTAATCAGTATGAGGATAAAATTAAACCCTACCAGGTAATTAAAGAGATCGACGGAAACACGGCCAAGTTAAAACTCAAGGAACCCAAGTATTATTCTATTACCATCAATCCCAGCCAGTACGAATTAAAACATATTCACAACAATCCGGAAAAACTCCGTGGTTTTGTTCGAGAAGCCATGAAAGAATATGCCAGCTCTTTTCATCGGGAGATTAACGGAAAACCTATTAGTGTAGACGATATTAAATATTTCGCCAAACTGGAACATGAGCGCACCTATAAGAGCAATGATGTAGCCGTTCGGGAAAACAAGCCCTACAGCAATCAAATTGCGCACTTAAAAAATGAGCTCCGTAAAGTAGAGCGCGGGGAAGTCCCTGGAAACATCCGCCAAATTGAAAACGACATCCGAAAGCTGGTCCGGGATGCTCCTTATAAGATTCGGGGACAGGTGGTGGAACCGGGCATGAAGAAAGAAGGCCTGCAGAGTCATATCCATATCATCGTAAGCCGAAAAGATGCTTCCAATTCCTATAGCCTTTCCCCGGGGAGCAAATACAAAGCCTCGGAAGTAAAGATGCATGGAAAAATAGTGAAGCGGGGTTTTGAACGGGACTTCTTTATTCAGAATTCGGAAAAAGCCTTCGATAAGATGTTTCAGTACAACCGCAACTATGTGGAAAGCTATGCGGCCAGAAAACTGCTGACCAAAGATCCTAAACAATACTTTGTATCCTTAAGCAAATTGGGGATCAACGAGAAAAAGATCGCATTTAAAATGATCCGTCAAACAGGGCTACACCTTCCTGTATTACACCTGCCCCAAAATAAAGTGGGGTTTGCTTATAAACAACTCAAAAAAATCATTGAAGCTGGTATTAAATCAAGTTCTATCAGTTATTAA
- a CDS encoding type IV secretion system DNA-binding domain-containing protein gives MNSNLLLILFLNAAMGSLFYFTLKNTSWGFIINFLILFLLLVISFPFGIDFDLFVVLSIRYFIPLITINILLNEWLLKRERDRVTRQYGFRMPLSSGSIKLKDIRRGVSIIGAAGSGKTESVVAQFLKYFSRRTFCGIIHDYKNFELSKIAYPLFKESKMPFYIISFDRIYHKVNPIAPRYMQDEESVNEISRVLLENLLEKKESSSSGSSKFFNDAAEGIIGGLIWKLKTDHPGYCTLPHLIALFQQLTTYELVDFLSSNYTSQAMANAFINGVDSEKQTASVKSTLSNAFKKISTQRIFMVLSEDEIPLDINNAENPGVISVVNNPKFESAYSPIVATIIHSITKQMCVHERLNSFILMEEASTIRLLNMHRIPATLRSYNMATVYVIQDKIQNDILYGREEGKAILSNLSYQFFGKVNDPDTAKYYESFFEIVKRKSISVSKSDNLNFDTRTTKSEREVAKVRADVFFRLKPGEFVSFADGKDRKVKFATPNWSKELPTPKHEFSPEEMELNLQKIYREAKAIYKAENRKK, from the coding sequence ATGAATTCTAATTTACTTTTGATCCTCTTTTTAAATGCTGCCATGGGTAGCCTATTTTACTTTACCCTGAAAAATACCTCCTGGGGTTTTATCATCAACTTTCTGATCCTCTTTTTACTTCTGGTGATCAGTTTTCCTTTCGGTATTGATTTTGACCTGTTTGTGGTCCTGTCTATACGCTATTTTATTCCCCTTATAACCATCAATATTTTACTTAACGAATGGTTATTGAAGAGGGAAAGGGATCGAGTAACCAGGCAATATGGTTTCCGGATGCCACTCTCTTCCGGGTCGATAAAGTTAAAAGACATCCGGCGCGGAGTTTCCATTATAGGAGCTGCGGGAAGTGGAAAGACCGAGAGTGTCGTGGCACAGTTTCTAAAATATTTTAGCAGGCGAACTTTCTGCGGGATTATCCATGACTATAAAAATTTTGAACTCTCCAAAATTGCCTATCCCCTATTCAAAGAAAGTAAAATGCCTTTCTATATTATTTCCTTTGATAGGATTTACCACAAGGTGAATCCCATTGCCCCTCGTTATATGCAGGACGAAGAAAGCGTGAATGAGATCTCCCGGGTACTACTGGAAAATTTATTGGAGAAAAAGGAAAGTAGTTCCTCCGGAAGCTCAAAGTTTTTTAACGATGCCGCGGAAGGGATCATTGGAGGGCTCATCTGGAAGCTTAAAACCGATCATCCCGGCTATTGTACCCTGCCGCATCTGATCGCTTTATTCCAGCAGTTAACCACCTATGAATTAGTAGACTTTTTAAGTTCCAACTATACCTCCCAGGCGATGGCCAATGCTTTTATTAACGGGGTGGATTCTGAAAAACAGACGGCTTCGGTAAAAAGTACGCTCTCCAATGCGTTTAAGAAAATAAGTACGCAGCGGATCTTTATGGTGTTATCTGAAGATGAGATCCCCCTGGATATTAATAATGCTGAAAATCCCGGGGTGATTTCAGTGGTGAATAATCCTAAGTTTGAATCTGCCTATTCCCCCATCGTAGCGACCATCATCCATAGTATTACCAAGCAGATGTGTGTACATGAACGACTTAATTCGTTTATCCTCATGGAAGAGGCCTCCACGATCCGCCTGCTTAACATGCATCGTATCCCCGCCACGCTGAGAAGCTATAATATGGCTACAGTTTATGTCATCCAGGATAAAATACAGAATGATATCCTCTATGGTAGAGAAGAAGGAAAAGCGATCCTTAGCAATCTGTCCTATCAGTTTTTCGGGAAGGTCAATGACCCCGATACCGCCAAATACTACGAAAGTTTCTTCGAGATTGTGAAGCGGAAAAGTATCAGCGTAAGTAAAAGTGACAACCTGAATTTCGACACCCGTACCACCAAAAGTGAACGGGAAGTGGCCAAGGTTAGGGCCGATGTTTTCTTTCGATTAAAACCGGGTGAGTTCGTAAGCTTTGCTGATGGTAAGGACCGAAAAGTAAAATTCGCCACACCCAACTGGTCTAAAGAATTACCGACCCCTAAACATGAGTTCTCTCCAGAAGAGATGGAATTGAATCTTCAGAAAATATACCGGGAAGCCAAAGCGATTTACAAAGCAGAAAACCGAAAAAAGTGA
- a CDS encoding helix-turn-helix transcriptional regulator — MDMNLGEAIRNQRKTLKITQSDLAKACKITPSYLSMIEKNKKEPNLSTLKKLSEKLELPLPVLFFKSLDSSDIPKEKRDAYNLVSDSVNNLINNIFLKPDSK; from the coding sequence ATGGATATGAACTTAGGTGAAGCCATACGAAACCAGAGGAAAACATTAAAGATTACACAGAGTGATTTAGCTAAAGCATGCAAAATCACTCCGTCATACCTTTCTATGATTGAAAAAAACAAAAAGGAACCTAATTTATCTACTTTGAAAAAATTAAGTGAAAAACTGGAATTGCCATTACCAGTCCTATTCTTCAAGTCCCTAGATTCATCTGATATTCCAAAGGAAAAAAGAGATGCTTACAACCTGGTCAGTGATTCGGTAAATAACCTTATAAATAATATTTTTCTAAAGCCCGATAGTAAGTAA